The Paraflavitalea devenefica genomic interval CATATTCATTGAACTAACGGACAAGACTGTTATTGGTGCTCCTGTTGCCTGGTACCCACACCTTAGAAAGGGTACGCACGAACAACTTAACCAGTATGAGATATGGAGTGAAGGTACCTGGTTGCATTGGGAGGAGCTTGATGAGGATCTTTCTCTGGATGGCTTTTTACAATTGATTTATAAAAAGGCAACAGCTTAAATATGGCTACTATTACAGGAACCAGGGATGCATTTATTGCATTGCTGCAGGAACGTGGTGTATATACCCGGCTGGGTGTGGATCGTAGCACAGTGAGCAACTGGCGTCGAGCCCTGAAAGGGCAGGATAATAAGTTTATGCCATCACTTGATAAGATGGAAGAAATGCTATTAAAATCAGGGGCAAAGGTGGCAAGGGAGAAAGTCTGGATAATTCCAGTAGAAAAATAAAAGGGCTGCATTGCTACGGCCCGGCTTCCTTTAAATCACAGTCATTTAGTTGTGATTAGCTTTCATCAACTATTCTATAGCTTATGGCTACGCACAACTGGTGTTTACAATCCTACTTTGCAGGAGCTATTGTGATTAGCTTTCATTTAATTCTGTAGCTTAGAGCTACGACAACTCCATAGGTTGTAGTCCCATGTTCCGTACCGTTGTGATTAGCTTTCAAAATTATCTGTAGCTTAGAGCTGCAACAACAACAACGTCGTGGCCTATAGTGCAGTTGTTGTGATTAGCTTTCATTTTATTCTGTAGCTTAGGGCTACAACAACTTGCCGTTACTCGTCCTGTTACTTGTTCCAGTTGTGATTTGCTTTCAAATTATCAGTAGCTTAGGGCTACACACAACCATTGCGATAACCGCCCTCATTGGCGCGAAGTTGTGATTTGCTTTCAAATTATCAGTAGCTTAGGGCTACACACAACGGCGCTGAACTTTGCCAGCAGGTCATTGAAGTTGTGATTTGCTTTCAAATTATCAGTAGCTTAGGGCTACACACAACCAGATAGGTAATTCACCTACCAACCAAATTGTTGTGATTTGCTTTCAAATTATCAGTAGCTTAGGGCTACACACAACTTCGCCAGTAAGAAGCAGGCCGACGCCGATGTTGTGATTTGCTTTCAAATTATCAGTAGCTTAGGGCTACACACAACGGTATTGCATTAACTCATAGCCCCAGGCTAGTTGTGATTTGCTTTCAAATTATCAGTAGCTTAGGGCTACACACAACTGAAGACAAATCGGGATAATAGAGTCCAGTGTTGTGATTTGCTTTCAAATTATCAGTAGCTTAGGGCTACACACAACCGCAGCTAAACGTTTAGCCTTTTTGTTCCAGTTGTGATTTGCTTTCAAATTATCAGTAGCTTAGGGCTACACACAACTTCTGCGCAGCCTGCCGAAAGGTTGCAATAGTTGTGATTTGCTTTCAAATTATCAGTAGCTTAGGGCTACACACAACTGGGCCGGACCATGTTGGCAGATTAAAAGGGTTGTGATTTGCTTTCAAATTATCAGTAGCTTAGGGCTACACACAACTGCGGGCACGACTGGCTGAGCTCACTGATCGTTGTGATTTGCTTTCAAATTATCAGTAGCTTAGGGCTACACACAACTGTGTCTGCCACTAATAGAATACTCGCCTGGTTGTGATTTGCTTTCAAATTATCAGTAGCTTAGGGCTACACACAACTCCCTGTTACAAAGGTTAACGACAACTACCGTTGTGATTTGCTTTCAAATTATCAGTAGCTTAGGGCTACACACAACTTTAACGTATCAATTAACTAACACTATGCCGTTGTGATTTGCTTTCAAATTATCAGTAGCTTAGGGCTACACACAACCTCTTCGTATTGCTTAAGAAGTTTATCCCAGTTGTGATTTGCTTTCAAATTATCAGTAGCTTAGGTGTAGATTCTTGCGCATGTTGACCCAGGGCTCCTGTTTATGTTGACCCACTATTCTTGCATGTTGACCCACCCTTTAGAGCGCGGGTTTAATCACAAATTCCTGCATGTTAACCCACACGTAGAAATGGAAGGCAAAAGGC includes:
- a CDS encoding DUF2442 domain-containing protein; amino-acid sequence: MTNKIEKVWFDETRIFIELTDKTVIGAPVAWYPHLRKGTHEQLNQYEIWSEGTWLHWEELDEDLSLDGFLQLIYKKATA